In the Nerophis ophidion isolate RoL-2023_Sa linkage group LG19, RoL_Noph_v1.0, whole genome shotgun sequence genome, cttacataggtctggtgataatgttcccctttaagacatgtCTTTTTTTAGTATACTTTTGCAAGGGTATTAACTGTTCCCATTATAACaagataacattagcatgcacatTTTTTAGGTTAActttttagctagtttttttctatattttaacTTTGGGGCCATCTTAGAAGTACATTAACGTGTTCTTTGTCATCATGCGGATTATGCTAGAATTCTAGCTATTTGAACCTAAATATCATGGCTTCTGATACTTGGCGCAATCTTAGAAGAATACTACCTTTTCCtatattagtatgctaacattagcatggtaacatcttatgctagcatgttagctcttttttttaatcattttaaccaaaaaaataaTGGATTGTGAGACATGTCTCTTTCATACAAACATACTACATTTTTATGCTGACGTTTTATGCTCGCTCTTTAGCTTCAATCAGACGTACACAGCGGAAATAACAGGCCCATCTAAATTTCTGCAGGAATGTTCCATttgttttaatcaattttttGCATTTATATGCAAATtgcccccccgcgatcccgaacgggacaagcggtagaaaaatggatggatggatggatgcaaatagGAGGTTCCATGCCCCAGATGATTTAAAGGAGTCATGTCATTATTTTCTttccacatttaaaacacttttttgtggtctacataacatgttttGGTGGTTCTTTGTACATGCATGTGCAAGTACGAGCCAGTCTGACAAGACTACGATGGCGGACGAGCGCAAGGCACTTTGGGTACATTTAAACTGTGCTGTCCTGAAGTCAATTGTTAATATTTTTTACATAATGACTTGATTATACGTTTGTATTGTTTATACAATGTGCAAAAACATATATAGTGACTGCAATGCTTTGATTTTGagctaaagttgtttttatttcttgTATGCTATAATCGATAAACAGCAATTGGATGATGTCACGTCAGctaaattacttcctgttggttgactTCCGGAAATTGTCTGAAAGCAAGTCATACATGTTGCTGTCCTCTGTAATAAACTCTGTGGCCATCCTACACAAAGCAGCATAGAAGCAATGCCGTAAATTGTCTTGAACAAGTTACGAACATGTCAGACATGTTAAAAAAGTAATAGTGTCGATATGTTGAAAAGAATTGTCGAATTAGAGATGTGTTCAGGCAGATGGGGGTCTCCCTATCCTGGACATTTTGGGACATTAGTTACATTTTGTATGTAATAGTAGACAAATACAGAGGCAATAAGTATGTTTTTATCTTAGACAACTTTTATTGatctacaagggaaattgttcaaaaaTCTCTTATTCTCTTtattttttcagtttttcacagtcatgtaaataataataataataataacaataattataaatTTCACTTATAAGGTGCCTTTCTGGGCACcaaaggacaccgtacaaaatcaaaacaataaaatcaattggataaaaacaacaacaaagatcgaTAAGATAtacaatgaataagcagtcaggaaGAGGTGTGTTTTGCGTCTTgatttgaagagggatattgagtctcagttacgaaggtctggtggtaatgagttccaaagatgaGGGGCTGAGCGGCTGAAATCTTGGGTacccatggtggacagtttaaataaggggacagtgagatggatggatgaagaggatcATAGGGAATGTGAGGACGTGGCGACATGGAGCAGGTCAGAGAGAAATGACGGAGAAAGGTTATGGATAGCTTTGAAAGTGAGGATAATTATTTCAAAGTGGGCACTGTTTGAtgggtagccagtggagttgctgcagaacaaTGGTGATGTGCTGTattgaaggggttctggtgattatccgggctgcagagttctggagaagctaaagtttgtgaagtgacttgttagagagaccaaacaggagagagttgcagtagtccaggcgagagGTGACAAGGCTATGGACTAGTATTGCAGCAGTATGTGgggtaaggcagtgtttttcaaccttttttgagccaaggcacatttgtttcattgaaaaaaatctgaGGTACACCCAaagtagaaatcattaaaaaacaaaactcagtcgCCGATATCGACAATAAAAAGtaattctcgcaattgttggatatgaattcaaaccataaccaagcatgcatcactatagctcttgtctcaaaggtgtactgtcaccacctgtcacatcacgccttgaattattttgagtttttttgctgttttcctttgtGTACTGTTTTAGTTCTCGTCTTGCcttcctattttggtgttttttctgttttgttggtattttttctGTTACAGTTTCATGTCTGCCTTGAGCGCTATTCTCCACACCTGcattgttttcgcaatcaagactgtttaagttgtgcggacgcttttCTTCGTGAGGACACGGTCGATTGTCATgtaatgtacggatgtactttgcggACGCCCTGTCTGcgccacacactgtaagtctttgctgtcgtccagcaatttgagttttgtttactttgcagccaatttagtgttagttttgttttgcatagccgtgcctaagctttaatgcctcttcttaggggcactcaccttttgtctatttttggttaaagcattagatacctttttaccaaCACGCTGAAGTCTGCATGCTTCCACCTACTTATATGgaagagttttgattgattgattcattgagactttttttttagtagattgcacagtactccatatattccatacaattgaccaataaatggtaacaccgaaataagtttttcaacttgtttaagtcggggtccacgttaatcaattcaaggtaaTTAGTAAAACATGGTtacagacagtacagacactcaacaacggcagaTTATTTACGGATTACAAATATTTgggtgcaaaaaatattttcaacccaattaggtgaaattacataatctcccacggcacatcagactgtatctcacggcacactagtgtgccgcggcacacagtggttgaaaaacactggcgtaAGGGATGGGCGAAGTTGATAAATGTTTTGTAGATGAAAGTAAGCAGACCGGGTAATGTTGTTTATGTGGGCTTGAAAAGAGAGTGCTGTCGAGGATGACACCTAGACTCTTCACTTGGGAGGAGGGTGAGAAAGAGGAATTGCCAAGAGTAACGGACAAGCTGTTGGTTTTAGATTTTGTACCTACAAGTAAGATTTCGGTTTTATTACTATTGAGTTGAAGTAAATTAGGATAAGAACCACTGCTTGAGTTCACTGAGGCAGTCTGTAAGGATGGaaggaaggaggaagagaagcACTTGGTTTGGTTGAGACTTAGAGCTGGGTGTTGTCCGCATAACAGTGAAAATGTATGAAGGGGAAGAATGTAAATGACAAAAAGCAGGGGACCAAGAACGGAGCCATGGGGCACACCAGAGGAAATGGGAGACGGAGGGGATTTGAATGAACGCAGTTAAACAAACTGAGTGTGGTCAGAGAGATATGATCTAAACCagtgaaagtgtgtgtttgtgatgccaatactgtgcaatctatgtaAGAGGACAGTGTGTGAAATGGTATCAAAGGCTGCAGTGAGATCGAAGAGGATTAGGACAGTGAGAATACCAGAATCAGCTGCCAGGAGGAGATTGTTTGTGCTTTTTACAAGTGTTGTTTCACTGCTTTGCAGGGGGCGGAAACCAGACTGGAATTGTTCATACATGAAGAAATGTCACAAGTAATCATTGACTTCGGTTTGGCTTGGTGTTGAGTCAGCGTCTCAACACGTCCTACGAGAACTCTAAATATACCATACATTGATAATCTGCTGACAGTTTtcacaatgtgtgacgtcaccaATTGTGCACATTTCAAACAGCTGGTTTGCGGAAGCTGGAACTAAGGCAAGATTATTTCATAAATATCTCCGCAAcgcctccacggtttgatttctAATTGTCGGGACTTATATGGATCACAAATTCACgacagcaggtaccaaaaggtaggAAAAGTTGTTTTGTTCATATTAGGGCTAAGTTCTCTGCCTGTCTTTGAGGCAACTATATGACTAAGAATGAAAACTTGCTACCaacactaccgtatttttcggactataaggcgcccttaaaatcctttcattttctcaaaaattgacagtgcgccttatacccCGGTGCGCCGAGTGTACAGAATAATttgggttgtgcttactgaccttgaagcTAATTTATTTGGGGactgcgtggcgaagttggtagagtggctgtgccagcaatctgagggttactggttcaatccccaccttctaccatcctagtcacgtacattgtgtccttgggcaagacacttcacccttgctcctaatgggtcctggtgagagccttgcatggcagctcctgccatcagtgtgtgaatgtgtgtgtgagtgggcgaacgtggaaatactgtcaaagtacaacccatttaccatttatttggtAGATAGTGAAATGATAAggttgaccagtagatggcagtcacacataagagatatgtgtatactgcaatatgatggcagtcacacataagagatacaggtagactgcaatatgactcagataaacaacaccaaaatgttatattgcacgctacaccagtacaacaaaaatgacggagaaaagacgctgcgagtgagccacgtaaataaaaccgcccccAAAACGGCGcaacctgaagcgactgtcagaaagtggcttgaagatgatccatAAAACATAACCTATGCCAGTGGTCCCCATCCACCGggcgattggtaccaggccgcagaagaatttcttattattttttttaattttttaattttttattaaatcaacataaaaaaaacacaagctacacttacaattagtgcaccaacccccaaaacctccctttttcatgacaaaaaaaataaataaacaaataaattccccccccccccccccccctttcccccCACCGGtcggcgggacaaattatcaagcgttgaccgatccgcagctacaaaaaggttggggaccactgacctatgcaacattttgaccaaagaaccaccattacatattatgtagaccagtggtccccaacctttttgtagctgctcaaacgcttgataatttgtccctttgtcatgaaaaagggaggtttttgtcatgaaaaattgagttttttttgagtgggtgcactaattgtaagtgtatcttgtgttttttatgttttaattaaaagaaaatctatatatatatatatattttttttttttaattaaaaaataattaaaattaataaaaaattcttctgcggcccggtaccaatcggtggttggggaccgatccttttttttttttttttttctttgtcatgaaaaagggaggtttttgtggttggtgcactaattgtatgtgtatattctgtttttatgttgatttaatatttttttttttttttttcttgttaaataaaaatgaataaaaaattcttctgcggcccggtggttggggaccactgatgtagaccacaaggaagtgttttccatttagaaaaaaataagaacatgagccctttaatgcaccctataatctggtgcgtcttttgtatgaaaatagacctgactgcacccgctcatcggcagtgcgctttataatccggtgtgccctatggtctggaaaatactcTGATTGAGCAATGGCCTCCTGACCGCCCACTGGTGGGCCTTACATTAGACAAGAAGAAGCCCGTTGAGATTGGTCCGATGATTGTAACGGTTCAAAAGATTAGAAAACGCCTCCTAAACTTGTAGGCCAATCATAGGCAGTCTTCATTTGATAAGTTATCCTTATCAGGTGGACGACTTCTCACTCTCCTCAGCATTGACTGCTCACAACACGTTCCATCGACATTACCGTGAAGACTTGGAGCTTATTGACATGACGGCAGCGCTTGGTGGAGCTCTTAATGAGATCCATGGAGGGTGAACAAGTTTTATAAAAATAATTACTAGACTGCTTTTCTTTTTGGAGTCATGGATGCGGAATTTAATGGAACATATATAACTCTTGGTGGTTATGTAGACGTGGACAAATATGGATATGTGTACTTTGCCATCTTGTTGACAATATATATTCTCATCCTCTGTACTAATTGTACCATTATGTGTCTAATCTGCATCCACAGGAACCTTCATGAGCCTATGTACATTTTCATTGCGGCTTTGTCACTCAACTCTGTTTTGTTCAGCACTGTTCTCTACCCCAAACTTTTCATTGATGTCTTATCTCAAAAACAGATCATTCCTTATTCCACATGCATGTTTCAGTTTTTGGTATTTTATGTGTTCGGCAGTTCAGATATCTTACTGCTGTCAGCCATGTCTTATGACAGGTATGTGTCTATCTGCAAACCTCTGCACTATCCAACTATCATGGGGACACGAAAGGTCATTGTCCTCTTGACTGTGGCCTGGTTACTACCTTTTTGCCAGTTTTCTGTGTCAATAGTAATCATGGCAAACCACAAACTGTGTCACCTTACATTAGAAGGTTTTTTTTGCAACAATTCAGTTTACAAGCTTCACTGCATGACATCACCCATTCTCAACGTGTGGGGGTTAGTCAGTTTAGTCAATCTCTGTCTCATTCCTTTTCTTTTCATCATTTTTACGTACGTGAAGATATTTATAATAACTTATCACAGTTGTTTGGACGTCAGGAAAAAGGCCGCAGAGACATGTATACCTCACTTGATGGTTTTATTCAGCTCCTATTGTTTAGGGTTTTTTGACATCATCATGGCTCGAAAGGAGTCGGATTTTCCTAAAATTGTACGTTTAGTCATGACTTTACAAATTGTGGTGTATAATCCTCTGTTCAATCCAATCGTATATGGAGTGAAAATGAAAGAAATCAAGAATTACATCAAAAGATTGTTTAGTTGCCCGGAAAACAAAATAATATGATCACTCTTGTTTGCAGTGAAGTCTCTCTTTCTCCATTTAATCATTAGGAAAAAGTCATTTACATTATCATATGGTGttgtaaaaaaattatatatgagAAAAGGAAGCTAGGAACCAAATTATTTCATGTAAATTAATATCTTGAATTGTATTTCTTAATCAATATTGATTAAGATATTTATTCAtctatataccatattttttgtactataaatcacagtttactccggagcgacttatgtgtgaaattattaacacattaccgtaaaatatcaaataatattatttatctcattcacggaagtgactgagatgctggtgcagttctactcagcagtccatcctcacctcctccatcaccgtgtggttccccggcgccacagcgCATGGTAGGTGCTGCTGAGAAGATGATTGGCTGCAAACTgccacccctccaggacctgttctcctccaggaccagcaggcgtgtgggtcggatcacagctgacttttttcaccctggacacaaaatattctcccctcttccctcGGGCAGGAGACTTccgtccatccagacccacacctcccgccacctgaacagttttttcccctcggccatcagacacgtgaacaataacaagatctgatagctcacttacagctcatattattctattctgtgttatatgtcttttatgttgcacgatagcgccaggtaaaattcctagtttgtgaacccgtttcatgggatttatcgattaggagtgacagattgtttgataaacgtatatcatgttctatatgttatagttatttgaatgactcttac is a window encoding:
- the LOC133537845 gene encoding olfactory receptor-like protein DTMT codes for the protein MDAEFNGTYITLGGYVDVDKYGYVYFAILLTIYILILCTNCTIMCLICIHRNLHEPMYIFIAALSLNSVLFSTVLYPKLFIDVLSQKQIIPYSTCMFQFLVFYVFGSSDILLLSAMSYDRYVSICKPLHYPTIMGTRKVIVLLTVAWLLPFCQFSVSIVIMANHKLCHLTLEGFFCNNSVYKLHCMTSPILNVWGLVSLVNLCLIPFLFIIFTYVKIFIITYHSCLDVRKKAAETCIPHLMVLFSSYCLGFFDIIMARKESDFPKIVRLVMTLQIVVYNPLFNPIVYGVKMKEIKNYIKRLFSCPENKII